A genomic stretch from Burkholderiales bacterium includes:
- the ubiB gene encoding ubiquinone biosynthesis regulatory protein kinase UbiB encodes MRLIRFLKILTVSYRFGLEEFFLGHERVRALGVLIKSTLFWRKLEQPRAVRLRLALEALGPIFVKFGQVLSTRRDLLPADIADELAKLQDQVPPFSPLLATRILERVYGQPLKLVFREFVMQPVASASVAQVHFATLHDGTPVAVKILRPGIAGIIDKDLALLDIGAGLIETLWRDGKRLRPREVVSEFSKHLHNELDLMREAANASQLRRNFEHSPLLLVPEVYWDYCATEVMAMQRMHGTPVSHIASLRERGVDFKKLGRAGVEIFFTQVFRDGFFHADMHPGNIFIDAEERYIALDFGIMGTLTDGDKSYLAQNFLAFFKRDYKRVAQAHIDAGWAPADTRVDEFESAIRAVCEPVFDRPLKEISFGKVLLRLFQISRRFNIVIQPQLVLLQKTLLNIEGLGRELDPDLDLWDTAQPHLERWMSEQLGWRALLRHIREEAPQWGAMLPQLPRLMHYQLSEDHIHGVEQEIERIARQQQRMNWMLALLVALLAGLFIWQL; translated from the coding sequence CGTCTGATCCGCTTCCTGAAGATTCTCACCGTTTCCTACCGTTTCGGACTCGAAGAGTTCTTCCTCGGCCATGAGCGCGTGCGCGCGCTCGGCGTACTGATCAAGTCGACGCTGTTCTGGCGCAAGCTCGAACAGCCGCGCGCCGTGCGCCTGCGTCTGGCGCTCGAAGCGCTGGGCCCGATCTTCGTCAAATTCGGCCAGGTGCTGTCGACGCGGCGCGATCTGTTGCCCGCGGATATCGCCGACGAACTGGCCAAACTACAGGATCAGGTGCCGCCTTTTTCGCCGCTTTTGGCGACACGGATTCTCGAGCGCGTGTATGGTCAGCCGCTGAAGCTGGTGTTCCGCGAGTTCGTCATGCAGCCGGTCGCCAGCGCGTCGGTCGCGCAGGTGCATTTCGCGACTCTGCACGACGGCACGCCGGTCGCGGTGAAAATCCTGCGTCCCGGCATCGCCGGCATCATCGACAAGGATCTCGCACTGCTCGACATCGGCGCCGGCTTGATTGAAACGCTGTGGCGCGACGGCAAGCGCCTGCGGCCGCGCGAAGTCGTCAGCGAGTTCTCCAAACATTTGCACAACGAGCTCGATCTGATGCGGGAGGCCGCCAATGCGAGCCAGTTGCGGCGCAATTTCGAGCATTCGCCGCTGCTCCTGGTACCCGAAGTTTACTGGGATTATTGCGCGACCGAAGTCATGGCCATGCAGCGCATGCACGGCACGCCGGTCAGCCATATCGCCAGCCTGCGCGAGCGCGGCGTCGATTTCAAAAAGCTGGGGCGGGCCGGTGTCGAGATCTTTTTCACCCAGGTTTTCCGCGACGGTTTTTTTCACGCCGACATGCACCCCGGCAATATTTTCATCGATGCAGAAGAACGCTATATCGCGCTCGATTTCGGCATCATGGGCACGTTGACCGACGGCGACAAAAGCTATCTCGCGCAAAATTTTCTGGCATTTTTCAAGCGCGATTACAAGCGCGTGGCGCAGGCGCACATCGATGCCGGCTGGGCGCCGGCCGATACCCGCGTCGACGAATTCGAATCGGCCATCCGCGCGGTTTGCGAGCCGGTGTTCGATCGGCCGCTGAAAGAAATCTCGTTTGGCAAAGTGCTGTTGCGACTGTTCCAGATTTCGCGCCGCTTCAACATCGTCATTCAACCGCAACTCGTGTTGCTGCAAAAAACGTTACTCAACATCGAAGGTCTCGGCCGCGAACTCGATCCCGATCTCGATCTATGGGACACCGCGCAACCGCACCTCGAGCGCTGGATGTCAGAGCAACTCGGCTGGCGCGCCCTGCTGCGCCATATCCGCGAGGAAGCGCCGCAATGGGGCGCGATGCTGCCGCAACTGCCGCGGCTTATGCACTA